From Lolium perenne isolate Kyuss_39 chromosome 5, Kyuss_2.0, whole genome shotgun sequence, a single genomic window includes:
- the LOC127300361 gene encoding protein ENHANCER OF LHP1 1 yields the protein MKGRAIKLREAHKAGSPAFCSVAWAPGGQHVVTACAAEVAILIHDAAAVSAAGGGGRSSGSAAAAALTTIRLHKDGVTAVALAPGPGGSLASCSIDHSVKFYSFPDGAFQSNVARFTLPIRSLAFNKKGTLLAAAGDDDGIKLIATIDNTISKVLKGHKGSVTGLAFDPLNDYLASVDSFGTVMFWDLCLGSEARTLKRVAPTFGSDHSVKNALCWSPDGQTLAVPGLRNNVVMYDRDTGEEVFMLKGEHEQPVCSLCWSPNGRYLATAGLDRQVLVWDVKSKQDIERHKFDEKICSLAWKPEDNAIVLIDVMGKFGIWESVVPSTMKSPTEGAPDLNKTKAPLFDDDDEEEKPSTSAGWEDEADESLGDSAAFNHKRLRRKATFDDLNGESEDVDMIHETESRKRMKDRHKDNKEAAKKAIDDSATSGRLVTARMQAAFQPGSTPSHPGKRNFLAYNMLGSITTIENEGHSHVEVDFHDTGRGPRVPSMSDYFGFTMAALNESGSVFANPCKGDNNMSTLMYRPFGSWAGNSEWSMRFEGEEVKSVALGAGWVAAVTSSNILRIFTEGGLQMHIISVSGPVVTAAGHGDKLAIVTHASDCLPSGDQVLDVKVFNISEGAQSMSGRLVLTPSSQLSWFGFSETGLLSSYDSKGILRVFSSQFGGSWLPVFSSTKARKSEDESHWVVGLDANNIFCIICKSPESCPQVMPKPVLTILELSFPLASSDLGANSLENEFMTKKLHLSQIQKKIEEVALLGLDTTAFEDEAFNTEAALDRCILRLISTCCNGDKLVRATELAKLLTLEKSMKGALTLVTRLKLPILQEKFSSLLEERMLNDARVGAVCSNATTTNYPPAFHATQPAKIVQNGNNSEASPMATPNPFARRSSAAVSKKAEVEQPNDAKDNNAKVSPAVTPLAKIPKKNDNSEGKAKRERDGIADQVGSKTKSSEDGNQAEPQRPLNPFAKSSSSKEQSSSLLDSIKKMKVESEKADKANVKKVKV from the exons ATGAAAGGGCGAGCGATTAAGCTGCGGGAGGCGCACAAGGCGGGCTCCCCGGCCTTCTGCTCCGTCGCCTGGGCCCCCGGAGGGCAGCACGTCGTCACCGCCTGCGCCGCCGAGGTCGCCATCCTGATCCACGACGCCGCCGCGGTAAGTGCCGCGGGGGGTGGGGGCCGGAGCTCTGGttcggcggccgcggcggcgctCACCACGATCCGGCTTCACAAGGATGGCGTCACGGCTGTCGCCCTCGCGCCGGGCCCCGGCGGATCGCTTGCGTCCTGTTCCATCGACCACTCCGTCAAGTTCTACTCCTTCCCAG ACGGCGCGTTTCAGAGCAACGTCGCTCGGTTCACCCTCCCGATCCGGTCACTCGCCTTCAACAAGAAGGGCACCCTTTTGGCAGCGGCCGGCGACGATGACGGCATCAAGCTGATTGCGACCATCGACAACACCATCTCCAAGGTACTCAAAGGCCACAAGGGCTCGGTCACTGGTCTGGCTTTCGACCCCCTAAACGATTACTTGGCATCGGTTGATAGCTTTGGCACGGTCATGTTTTGGGATCTCTGCTTGGGTAGCGAGGCACGCACCCTGAAgcgtgtcgcccccactttcggtTCAGACCACTCAGTGAAGAATGCCCTGTGTTGGAGCCCCGATGGGCAGACTCTTGCTGTTCCCGGGCTGAGAAATAATGTGGTCATGTATGATAGGGACACCGGGGAGGAGGTATTCATGCTGAAAGGAGAACATGAGCAGCCAGTGTGCAGCCTTTGCTGGTCCCCTAATGGGAGGTACCTGGCAACTGCTGGCCTGGATAGGCAGGTCCTGGTGTGGGATGTGAAGTCCAAGCAGGACATTGAGAGGCACAAGTTTGATGAGAAGATATGTAGCTTGGCATGGAAACCGGAGGATAATGCCATAGTACTCATTGATGTAATGGGAAAATTTGGAATTTGGGAATCTGTGGTCCCTTCGACTATGAAGTCCCCCACTGAGGGTGCGCCTGACCTAAACAAGACGAAGGCTCCTTTGTttgatgatgatgacgaagaaGAAAAGCCAAGCACCTCTGCTGGTTGGGAAGATGAGGCAGATGAAAGTCTTGGTGATTCAGCAGCCTTCAATCACAAGCGATTGAGGAGGAAGGCAACATTCGATGACCTGAATGGAGAAAGCGAAGATGTGGATATGATACATGAGACGGAGTCACGCAAGAGAATGAAAGATAGGCATAAAGATAACAAAGAAGCTGCTAAGAAGGCAATAGATGATTCAGCAACTTCTGGAAGGCTGGTGACAGCAAGAATGCAAGCTGCTTTCCAGCCTGGGTCGACGCCGTCTCATCCTGGCAAGCGAAATTTCCTTGCTTACAACATGCTTGGAAGTATTACTACTATTGAAAATGAGGGGCACTCACATGTAGAG GTCGATTTCCATGACACTGGAAGAGGCCCCAGAGTCCCTTCCATGAGTGACTATTTTGGTTTCACAATGGCTGCACTGAATGAATCAGGAAGCGTGTTTGCAAATCCATGCAAGGGTGACAATAATATGAGCACTCTTATGTACCGTCCCTTCGGTAGCTGGGCTGGTAATAGTGAG TGGTCAATGAGGTTCGAGGGAGAAGAAGTAAAGTCTGTGGCTCTTGGTGCTGGATGGGTTGCTGCAGTCACAAGTTCAAATATTCTGCGCATCTTCACTGAAGGGGGCTTGCAG ATGCATATCATCTCAGTCAGTGGTCCAGTGGTTACTGCGGCAGGTCATGGGGATAAGCTGGCAATTGTGACCCATGCTTCAGATTGTCTACCCTCAGGAGATCAG GTTCTAGATGTCAAGGTCTTCAACATATCTGAGGGAGCACAATCAATGTCTGGTCGCCTTGTTTTGACTCCATCCTCTCAATTATCGTGGTTTGGTTTCAGTGAGACTGGCCTGCTTAGTTCATATGACTCCAAG GGAATACTGAGGGTCTTTTCCAGTCAATTTGGTGGAAGTTGGCTTCCAGTGTTTAG TTCAACCAAGGCGAGAAAATCTGAAGATGAAAGCCACTGGGTGGTGGGTTTAGATGCAAATAATATATTCTGTATTATATGCAAATCCCCTGAGAGTTGTCCACAG GTGATGCCCAAGCCTGTTTTAACTATACTTGAGCTGTCATTTCCTCTTGCATCATCCGACCTTGGAGCCAATAGTTTGGAAAATGAGTTCATGACAAAGAAGCTGCATCTCTCACAG ATCCAAAAGAAAATAGAAGAAGTTGCTCTTCTGGGTCTGGACACAACAGCATTTGAAGATGAAGCATTCAATACAGAGGCTGCACTTGACCGGTGCATCCTGAGACTAATCTCTACCTGCTGCAATG GTGATAAGCTTGTGCGAGCCACCGAGCTTGCGAAGTTACTAACATTGGAGAAATCAATGAAGGGTGCATTAACACTTGTTACTCGCTTGAAGCTTCCCATATTACAAGAGAAGTTTAGTTCACTACTTGAG GAGAGGATGTTAAATGATGCAAGAGTTGGTGCAGTTTGCTCAAATGCGACCACTACAAACTACCCACCAGCATTCCATGCAACCCAACCGGCCAAAATTGTGCAAAATGGAAATAACTCGGAGGCATCCCCAATGGCTACACCAAATCCTTTTGCCCGACGAAGCAGTGCAGCTGTATCTAAGAAGGCAGAAGTAGAGCAGCCAAACGATGCGAAGGATAACAATGCAAAGGTTTCACCTGCGGTTACCCCTTTAGCTAAGATACCCAAGAAGAATGATAATTCAGAAGGGAAAGCAAAGAGGGAGAGGGATGGAATAGCTGATCAGGTTGGCTCTAAAACTAAGAGCAGTGAAGATGGCAACCAAGCAGAGCCTCAGCGGCCTCTTAACCCCTTTGCAAAATCTTCATCCAGCAAAGAACAGTCATCATCCCTTTTGGATTCCATAAAAAAGATGAAGGTTGAAAGCGAGAAAGCTGACAAAGCTAATGTCAAGAAGGTGAAGGTATAA
- the LOC127326626 gene encoding putative cyclin-dependent kinase F-2, protein MADDDQYYADGAEGTATIASRVASICAMLDEHDAAETPMSSRQVEEISAMIDDVAVAAASESEWTTTVDSKPPGCMLSTCFYENLGKIGEGSAAVVTEARHLTTGQTVAMKAIRENCRSVSGGELLREACLMAACLGHPSIVALHGLARAPGTEDGDYSLVMEHAGPSLDRILGARMRCTGWPFSETEVRRVMAQLLSGAAEIHRHSIVHRDIKPENILIDGAGNVKIGDFGSAMSVAGGQISAEAYYAAGTTTYRSPEMLLETPGYDARVDAWSLGCVMAELLTGEVLFNENSDSDQLWLIYDVLGVPGKEAWKPHESSFVASRVPLWRREQQRRRRKGRWHSRRLRELFPEELLSEDGFKVLKGLLTCNPDRRLTAAAALKLPWFADEDNAPVKNYAAM, encoded by the coding sequence ATGGCTGATGACGACCAGTACTACGCCGACGGGGCCGAGGGAACGGCCACTATCGCGTCCCGGGTCGCCTCCATCTGCGCCATGCTCGACGAGCACGACGCCGCCGAGACGCCCATGAGCTCCCGGCAGGTCGAAGAAATTTCCGCCATGATCGACGACGTCGCCGTCGCCGCGGCCTCAGAGTCGGAATGGACGACGACCGTCGACAGCAAGCCGCCGGGGTGCATGCTCAGCACCTGCTTCTACGAGAATCTGGGCAAGATAGGAGAGGGTTCAGCCGCCGTCGTCACCGAGGCGCGACACCTTACGACCGGCCAGACCGTCGCCATGAAGGCCATCCGCGAAAACTGCCGCTCCGTCTCCGGCGGCGAGCTCCTGCGGGAGGCCTGCCTCATGGCCGCCTGCCTTGGCCACCCCTCCATCGTCGCCCTCCACGGCCTCGCGCGCGCGCCGGGGACCGAAGACGGCGACTACTCCCTCGTCATGGAACACGCCGGGCCGTCCCTGGACCGCATCCTGGGCGCCCGCATGCGCTGCACTGGCTGGCCGTTCTCGGAGACCGAAGTGCGCCGCGTCATGGCACAGCTTCTATCCGGCGCGGCGGAGATCCACAGGCATAGCATTGTCCACCGCGACATCAAGCCAGAGAACATCCTCATCGACGGCGCAGGAAACGTCAAGATCGGCGACTTCGGGTCGGCGATGTCGGTGGCCGGGGGCCAGATCAGCGCCGAAGCGTACTACGCCGCCGGAACGACCACGTACAGATCGCCGGAGATGCTGCTGGAGACGCCGGGCTACGACGCGCGCGTCGACGCGTGGTCGCTCGGGTGCGTGATGGCGGAGCTGCTCACCGGTGAGGTGCTATTCAACGAGAATTCTGACTCCGACCAGCTGTGGTTGATCTACGACGTGCTCGGCGTTCCGGGCAAGGAGGCGTGGAAGCCCCACGAGTCGTCGTTCGTGGCCAGCAGGGTGCCGCTGTGGCGTCGCGAGCAGCAGCGTCGGCGTCGGAAAGGGCGGTGGCACAGCAGACGGCTGCGCGAGCTGTTCCCTGAGGAGCTGCTGTCCGAGGAcggcttcaaggtcctcaaagggCTCCTCACCTGCAACCCCGACAGGCGGCTTACGGCCGCCGCCGCGCTCAAACTTCCGTGGTTCGCTGACGAAGACAATGCTCCGGTGAAGAACTACGCGGCAATGTGA